A genome region from Bufo gargarizans isolate SCDJY-AF-19 chromosome 2, ASM1485885v1, whole genome shotgun sequence includes the following:
- the LOC122929074 gene encoding venom serine protease inhibitor-like: MTRTITLLLISLGVLLALVTAQTIPDCTDGKEYDLCGTACPPTCDNPDPECNLLCAPGCFCPNGTVETVWGECVEKDKCDECSGNTTYSNCANNCPGVPSPPDCLRKACVEGCACNPDYALIPGTKRCVLPQDLPKVGSNK, encoded by the exons ATGACACGAACAATCACATTGCTGCTGATATCCCTAG gTGTGCTCCTTGCTCTGGTAACAGCACAAACAATACCTG ACTGTACAGATGGCAAAGAATATGATCTTTGTGGGACCGCCTGTCCACCAACCTGCGATAACCCAGATCCTGAATGCAATCTATTGTGTGCTCCAGGTTGTTTCTGCCCAAACGGCACTGTAGAAACTGTCTGGGGTGAATGTGTGGAAAAGGATAAGTGCGATGAATGCAGCGGGAACACAACATATTCCAATTGTGCCAATAACTGCCCTGGTGTTCCATCTCCCCCAGATTGCCTTAGAAAAGCCTGTGTGGAAGGCTGTGCATGTAACCCCGACTACGCGCTCATACCTGGCACCAAGAGATGTGTCCTTCCACAGGATCTCCCCAAAGTTGGCTCCAACAAGTAA